The Halobacillus sp. Marseille-Q1614 genome includes the window TTAAGTAACGAAAAAAAGGAATTTAACAATTGAATTTGTCTATAAACCCGTCTACACTAATTTTATATAAAACGTATGGAAGGAGACGGTCGAGATGATTATTGGATATGCCAGAGTTTCTACGGAGGATCAGGATCTTACTTCTCAGATTGAAGCTATTGAAAAGTACGCTGCCGATCGAAATGAAAGAGTGAATGTGTTTCACGAGAAAAAAAGTGGAGGAAAGGAAGATCGAGTGGAACTGGAAAAGGCTTTTGACTCTTTGCGAGAGGGAGATACTTTCGTTGTATACAAATTGGATCGTTTAGCACGTTCAACAAAGCAATTATACGACATCAAAGGAAAGTTGGATAAGTGGGGTGTACACTTTGCTTCCCTGAACGACAATATTGATACAACAACCGCAGCTGGCAGAGCTATGTTTGGAATGATTGCAGTATTTGCAGAATTTGAACGTAATCTTATACAAGAGCGAACTAAAGCTGGTTTAAAATCAGCAAGAAAGCAAGGGATAAAAGGAGGCCGTCCGCCATTAAAAGCTACTCAGAAGCAACAAATTCAGAAGCTTTATGAAGGTGGGGAACGAGCTAAAGACATAGCTGAAGAATATGGAATTGCGCGTAGTACGGTCTATAAAGTGATAAATGAATCTAATAAAGAGGGTGTTAAATAAGTTTTAAGAAAATAAAAAAGTACAACATGAGCTTTAAGAGCCAACGTTGTACTTTTTATAGAATTTTAAGAGAGTCTAATATTGTTTTGCTAACTCTCTTTTAGTGGACTTTTTTTCTTGATCTTTTAGAGCTTCGGAAAAAATTTCTGCGTATTTCTCTTTATTAATCCCAAGAGCTTTAAATAATTTTTCATAAGTTTGCACACCTAAATTGTTTGTTCCGCCTTCTGCTCGATGAACAGTTTTAACTCCTACATTAGCTTTATCTGCAAGTTGTTTTTGGGTAAGCTGTTGGTTCACTCTGTAGGAGAAGATGATTTTACCGAATGCAGCTCCAATTCCGTAAAAAACAGTTTCTAATTCTGGGATTTCCTCTACAATATCATCTACCCTGAGAAGATCTTTCATGTTAACCACCCCTTTGAATTATTTTAGGTAAAGCGCAGGATTGTTCCTAAGTTCCTGATACACGTTGTAAGTTTCTTGTATCATAGGTGTTGTTGGATTGAAGGAAGGATGCATGGTTTTAATAAAAGCTTTAACAAAACAATAATGTAGCTTTTTCCTGTGATATCGTTTAAAAAAAGTAGCGCGTATCCAGGTATTGTACTCAGGGAAATCTAAACGTAGTTCGTATATAGGTTGTGTAGACATTGGTTTTGTTATTACATCAAATTCTTTTTCTTTTACTTGGCCATCAATTTCAACTTCCAGATTTGTTGAGTGAAAGTCTAAATTTTGAGGTAAAACAGTACTTAAATACTGCAAAGACCTTATAAAAAAAGCTAACATAAATCGGTCATTTCTGTTTGTTTTTGCTGATTGGATAAGTGTAGTACGAAAAATATCTACTTGGTCTACACCTGACAAGTCATTTATTGATATTACTTTTGCAACTCTTCTGTCCATATAATATATCATATATGACTCAAATTGTTAAAAAATTAATGTCATATATGTCATCTTCCCCCTTTTCGACTTTAATATACGTATCTTAACGCGCCTTATGTATTGATTATATAAGAAAGCGACTATCTTTACGGCGTTTTCGATCGATAAAAATAAATTTGAATGCGTTCTAATGTCTGCATCGACTTCTTTTAGGATACATTAAAAAATAATCCCCACAAAAATGTGGAGATCAATCTTTAAATAATACTTCCTCTTCTTCTGTTTCCTTATCAGGTTCTGACTGCTCTAGCTCTTTCTTCTTCACTTTGGGAGGGTTAAACAATCTGATCTGATCATAGTTCCTTTTAGAATCTTTAGTCCAGTCATGCTCTGTAATCTGCCAATCATGCTTAAAGTAGAAATATTTATTTACATAAGCAGGATGACAGCCATTTTGGAATAGGATGCATTTATCTTTCGGCATGTTTTCAATCTGATCAGGATTCATTAAGCTACTTCCTGTAAAGCTGTAACTCTCTCCGGTAGATCCTCCCCGGCCACTGGATGAACGGGACTGCGAGGAAATCATGAGTGTCGTATTTCCGATTTTCTTTGAAATAGGTACACTGGAACTTGGATCATTGGCAGCCATAACAATGACATTGTCGCAGCTGTCGGAGATTTCAGCAGCAGATCCTTCCCCGTAACGATTCTTAAACTGCTGTATTCCTTGAAACATAAGGGTTATTCGTACATCGCGGGCCCTCATAACACCCACACGCTTTTTTAAATCACTGATAGGGGCAATGTTAGCCACTTCATCTAAAATCATTCTGACAGGTACATTTAAGCGTTTAGAATCATTCTGTGCAGCCTGTTTTATAAGCTCCTGGAATATCTGATCTATCAGCATGGCTGTTATCATGTCATAAGTGGATTCTCCATCTGGTGTAAGGATGAAGAGAGCTGTTTTCTTTTGTCCTAATTGATGGATATTAAAATCACTTTTGGCGGTTATTTGTGATACGTCCTCTAATGTCCATAGTCTGAGTCTTGAAGCAAAGCCTATAAGAATACCAGCGCGTGTTTTATCTTCTGAATTAGCAAAGATATTATATAAGTGTCTGGCTGTAGAATCATCGGGCAGATCGTTAAACATCTTATCAATGTCTTTCGGTCTACGTTTGATCAAGTTCCCCAGGTGCAGCACGTTCTTTAAATGCTGTTCATGTTCTGGCCGTGTCTCCTTTAAAAATTCAATCAAAGCAGACAATAACGCGTGTTCTGCATGTTCCCACATAGAATCTTGAGCTTTTCCTTCTGCACCAGTGTTTTTCATGATCGTTGTAGCAAGTGACATAGAGTCGTTTCCTTTATCGATGTAATCCATAGGGTTATAGCCTTGTGAACGCGTCATATCAATTAGATTGACTGTTATAACGTCATAGTCCTGTTGTTTCAAATGGTTACGCGTGGCCTTGTAAATGTCTCCTTTTGGATCCGTTATAACAAAAGATTCTTGCAGAGTCTTTGAGATATGAAGAATATTAGGAATGGAGTATCCTGCTGTTTTACCTGATCCAGACCCTCCATAAACCAGCGTCATATGGTTGTTTTCTCCGTCTACAGGCTGTATAAGAGGCTTTTTCTTATGTTCCCCTACTATCATTCCCGCAGCGTTATATAGGCGTTGTATCTCCTTATCTGTGGCCCATCGTGCTGTACCATGAGAGCCGTAATCATCAGCGTTCCTTTTAGCAAATTCGCGTTCTTTACCAAACAATGCGCGTATGATCAGGAACAGAAAAACGACCCAGTATATGCCCTGTAACACCTGATGCATGAAATAAGTGGAGGCTTCCCCATTAAACAAGCTTGTGAATGCGTTCACTGGTTGATTTTTAAAGTACTCCATTAAATGTGGTGGGGCTTCAAACTGATATTGCTGATAAAAAATAATTATATGTGCCAGGCTTCCAACGAGCAGAATATCCAATACAGCACCCATGAGTAAAAACATGATGATGAGTTTAAATTTCCTCATACTTACCCTCCTTTTTATATCCGCAATGAGGGGTTTTATCGACTTTCCCCTCTGTTACTACGTTCGATTTCCCTCTCTTCCTGGCTTCTTTCTGCTGAGTGTCTACGTTCATTCTGTTTAATTAAAGCCTGTATCTGACTGAGCAACCCTGTTTCACGTCCTCTAGACCTTTCTGTTCGTTCTTCCCTTTGAGCTTCCTTTTCCGATTGACGAACAGCAGCCCGACTTACTTCTGGATTTCTTTCAGCCTGTAGGATCTTTTCCTGGTGAGCCATGCGTTTTAAGTCCTTAACATCTTTATGAGCAAAGAAAACCTGCCGTCCAGTGGTATCACGCCCTTTAATAGCTACATGTATATGAGGGTGTCCATCATCATCATGGATAGCAGCTACCCACTCGAACCGACGGTC containing:
- a CDS encoding recombinase family protein, encoding MIIGYARVSTEDQDLTSQIEAIEKYAADRNERVNVFHEKKSGGKEDRVELEKAFDSLREGDTFVVYKLDRLARSTKQLYDIKGKLDKWGVHFASLNDNIDTTTAAGRAMFGMIAVFAEFERNLIQERTKAGLKSARKQGIKGGRPPLKATQKQQIQKLYEGGERAKDIAEEYGIARSTVYKVINESNKEGVK
- a CDS encoding relaxase/mobilization nuclease domain-containing protein translates to MAATVVKMLGYLSNNGTDKPIHKAKEHIKYMEVNREHHRNNPDLFNQKDSNLTRKDFFKSLEKMPNQGIIMHKLVISLREDDRNNLQIDLKELTRDTMERLQLSMDRRFEWVAAIHDDDGHPHIHVAIKGRDTTGRQVFFAHKDVKDLKRMAHQEKILQAERNPEVSRAAVRQSEKEAQREERTERSRGRETGLLSQIQALIKQNERRHSAERSQEEREIERSNRGESR
- a CDS encoding helix-turn-helix domain-containing protein produces the protein MKDLLRVDDIVEEIPELETVFYGIGAAFGKIIFSYRVNQQLTQKQLADKANVGVKTVHRAEGGTNNLGVQTYEKLFKALGINKEKYAEIFSEALKDQEKKSTKRELAKQY
- a CDS encoding VirD4-like conjugal transfer protein, CD1115 family, whose protein sequence is MRKFKLIIMFLLMGAVLDILLVGSLAHIIIFYQQYQFEAPPHLMEYFKNQPVNAFTSLFNGEASTYFMHQVLQGIYWVVFLFLIIRALFGKEREFAKRNADDYGSHGTARWATDKEIQRLYNAAGMIVGEHKKKPLIQPVDGENNHMTLVYGGSGSGKTAGYSIPNILHISKTLQESFVITDPKGDIYKATRNHLKQQDYDVITVNLIDMTRSQGYNPMDYIDKGNDSMSLATTIMKNTGAEGKAQDSMWEHAEHALLSALIEFLKETRPEHEQHLKNVLHLGNLIKRRPKDIDKMFNDLPDDSTARHLYNIFANSEDKTRAGILIGFASRLRLWTLEDVSQITAKSDFNIHQLGQKKTALFILTPDGESTYDMITAMLIDQIFQELIKQAAQNDSKRLNVPVRMILDEVANIAPISDLKKRVGVMRARDVRITLMFQGIQQFKNRYGEGSAAEISDSCDNVIVMAANDPSSSVPISKKIGNTTLMISSQSRSSSGRGGSTGESYSFTGSSLMNPDQIENMPKDKCILFQNGCHPAYVNKYFYFKHDWQITEHDWTKDSKRNYDQIRLFNPPKVKKKELEQSEPDKETEEEEVLFKD